A region of Halosolutus amylolyticus DNA encodes the following proteins:
- a CDS encoding PAS domain-containing protein translates to MAGDDERGDRRRRHQEVILDLTTDADVVGGNFEAAARTITETATEIVSSTRVSIWLFDDDGDRLRCVDRYDRRTGEHDADGEIVAADHPAYFEALHTHRSIDVTDVRSDPRTRGLIADYLEPRNIVSLLDATLRVEGDVIGVVCHEHVGTTREWTDDDVQFASDVADVVHRALRNHRSVRQRQELEFRWSLLKAQQEAIPDGVLVVDGDGEILSYNARFEALWDLPEAVLETGTGDDVFEHVRQQVAAPGAFAEQVEHLVETPTATSHAEVALADGRTFELYSTPVRGDSRQYGRLWMSREITDRKARETELELKNRAMDEAPIGITLSDPDRSDNPLVYANDQFERLTGYARSAVLGRNCRFLQGEGTAAEPVAAMRAAVETEEPTTVELRNYRNDGSEFWNRVTIAPVSDDQGTVTHYVGFQQDVTDRKEATRQLRVLHRVLRHNLSNQLGVVRGTAEQLATETSGEVATAATTIVDEIDSLLAVTDKHREIVRLLSERPAPDPVDVDDVLRPALERVRTDHPRAALAVEHSIGDTVLAIPAIETAFGELLENAVVYSEANEPTVEVGVDRGPETVRVRIADSGPGLPEAEAEILAGDQTVEPLYHGLGMGLWLVYWIVTLSRGSITVVETGSAGTTIVVELPRVDAD, encoded by the coding sequence ATGGCAGGCGACGACGAGCGCGGCGACCGTCGACGGCGCCACCAGGAGGTGATTCTCGACCTGACGACCGACGCGGATGTCGTCGGCGGGAACTTCGAGGCCGCCGCCCGGACGATCACGGAAACCGCGACCGAGATCGTGTCCTCGACCCGCGTCAGCATCTGGCTCTTCGACGACGACGGCGATCGGCTCCGCTGTGTCGATCGGTACGACCGGCGAACGGGCGAGCACGACGCTGACGGGGAGATCGTCGCAGCCGACCACCCCGCCTACTTCGAGGCGCTCCACACCCACCGGTCGATCGACGTCACCGACGTCCGATCGGACCCGCGAACGCGGGGCCTGATCGCGGACTACCTCGAGCCCCGGAACATCGTGTCCCTGCTGGACGCGACGCTTCGCGTCGAGGGAGACGTCATCGGCGTCGTCTGTCACGAACACGTGGGGACGACCCGGGAGTGGACCGACGACGACGTGCAGTTCGCAAGCGACGTCGCGGACGTCGTCCATCGGGCTCTGCGGAACCACCGGAGCGTCCGCCAGCGCCAGGAACTGGAGTTTCGCTGGTCGCTACTCAAGGCCCAGCAGGAGGCGATTCCCGACGGCGTCCTCGTCGTCGACGGCGACGGCGAGATCCTCTCGTACAACGCCCGGTTCGAGGCGCTGTGGGACCTCCCGGAGGCGGTACTCGAGACGGGGACCGGCGACGACGTCTTCGAACACGTTCGCCAGCAGGTGGCCGCCCCCGGGGCGTTCGCCGAGCAGGTCGAACACCTCGTCGAGACGCCGACCGCGACGTCCCACGCGGAGGTCGCGCTCGCGGACGGCCGAACGTTCGAACTGTACTCGACGCCGGTCCGCGGTGACTCCCGTCAGTACGGCCGCCTCTGGATGAGCCGCGAGATAACCGACCGCAAAGCGCGGGAAACCGAACTCGAACTGAAAAACCGGGCAATGGACGAGGCCCCGATCGGAATCACGCTCAGCGACCCCGATCGGTCGGACAACCCGCTCGTCTACGCGAACGACCAGTTCGAGCGGCTGACCGGCTACGCGCGATCGGCGGTGCTCGGACGGAACTGCCGGTTCCTCCAGGGCGAGGGGACGGCGGCCGAACCAGTCGCGGCGATGCGTGCGGCAGTCGAGACCGAGGAGCCGACCACGGTCGAACTCCGGAACTACCGAAACGACGGCAGCGAGTTCTGGAACCGGGTCACGATCGCCCCGGTGAGCGACGACCAGGGGACGGTGACCCACTACGTCGGGTTCCAGCAGGACGTCACCGACCGGAAGGAAGCGACCCGGCAATTACGGGTGTTACACCGGGTGTTACGTCACAACCTCTCGAACCAGCTGGGTGTGGTCCGCGGGACCGCCGAACAGCTCGCCACCGAGACGAGCGGCGAGGTCGCGACCGCGGCCACCACGATCGTCGACGAGATAGACTCCCTGCTGGCGGTGACCGACAAACACCGTGAGATCGTGCGGCTCCTGAGCGAGCGGCCGGCACCCGACCCGGTCGACGTCGACGACGTCCTCCGTCCCGCACTCGAACGCGTCCGCACGGACCACCCCCGTGCGGCGCTCGCCGTCGAGCACTCGATCGGCGACACCGTCCTGGCGATTCCAGCCATCGAAACGGCGTTCGGGGAACTCCTCGAGAACGCGGTCGTCTACAGCGAGGCGAACGAGCCGACCGTCGAGGTCGGCGTCGATCGAGGACCCGAGACCGTGCGGGTTCGAATCGCCGATTCCGGTCCCGGTCTCCCCGAGGCCGAAGCGGAGATCCTCGCCGGCGACCAGACGGTCGAGCCGCTGTATCACGGCCTCGGGATGGGCCTCTGGCTGGTGTACTGGATCGTCACCCTCTCGCGGGGCTCGATCACCGTCGTCGAGACGGGGTCGGCGGGCACCACGATCGTCGTCGAGTTGCCACGCGTCGACGCCGACTGA
- a CDS encoding SOUL family heme-binding protein has translation MRTRVTALASVVTGLLAAWIGWGLYVITTTERVPSETLDRDGAFERRRYPATVLVETTAPDERTAFRRLFRYIGGDNGANDEISMTAPVTTSGRARSPPAPGQSSRRDGESVAMTAPVRTERADEAVTMGFFLPPEYTLESAPAPIDPDVHLVLEPPRTVAAYRFSWYATAGRVERARDALLAKLDDRGLEPRDDPVLLQYNDPWTPPFMRRNEVAVTLEN, from the coding sequence ATGCGAACACGAGTTACTGCGCTCGCCTCGGTCGTCACCGGGCTCCTCGCGGCCTGGATCGGCTGGGGGCTGTACGTGATCACGACGACCGAACGCGTCCCGTCCGAGACGCTCGATCGCGACGGGGCGTTCGAACGCCGACGGTATCCGGCGACGGTCCTGGTCGAGACGACGGCACCGGACGAGCGGACGGCGTTTCGACGCCTCTTCCGGTACATCGGCGGCGACAACGGTGCGAACGACGAGATCTCCATGACGGCACCCGTAACCACGAGCGGCCGCGCCCGCTCGCCGCCCGCACCGGGTCAGTCGAGCCGTCGCGACGGCGAGTCGGTCGCGATGACCGCACCCGTCCGGACCGAGCGGGCGGACGAGGCGGTGACGATGGGGTTCTTCCTCCCGCCGGAGTACACGCTCGAATCCGCTCCCGCGCCGATCGATCCCGACGTGCACCTCGTCCTCGAGCCCCCTCGAACGGTCGCCGCCTACCGGTTCTCCTGGTACGCGACGGCCGGTCGGGTCGAGCGAGCGCGCGACGCGCTCCTCGCGAAACTCGACGATCGAGGGCTCGAACCCCGGGACGATCCCGTCCTGCTCCAGTACAACGATCCGTGGACGCCGCCGTTCATGCGCCGGAACGAAGTGGCCGTAACGCTCGAGAACTGA
- a CDS encoding SDR family NAD(P)-dependent oxidoreductase, which translates to MHEPDFGVAGQTAIVTGASQGIGRAIAETLAASGANVAICSRSIDRVGPVAEEINAAEDAGEALAVECNVREREQVQDLVDRTVEVFGDIDALVNNAGGEFVAPFEDISENGWNSIVDLNLNSTVHCTQLAGEVMREGDGGVIVNLSSVNGQHPAPNESHYGASKAAIIRLTETLAVEWADDGIRVNCVAPGLIQTPGVAETLGIRSEQMPDREETDRRIGHSEEIADIVQFLLSPAASFMNGETVTAKGVPRPDNSFDVDLGLE; encoded by the coding sequence ATGCACGAACCGGACTTCGGCGTCGCGGGACAGACCGCGATCGTCACGGGTGCGAGCCAGGGTATCGGACGCGCGATCGCCGAGACGCTCGCGGCGAGCGGCGCGAACGTCGCGATCTGTTCGCGATCGATCGATCGGGTCGGCCCGGTCGCCGAGGAGATCAACGCCGCCGAGGACGCGGGCGAGGCGCTCGCCGTCGAGTGCAACGTCCGCGAGCGCGAGCAGGTCCAGGACCTCGTCGATCGCACCGTCGAGGTGTTCGGCGACATCGACGCGCTCGTGAACAACGCCGGCGGGGAGTTCGTCGCGCCGTTCGAGGACATCTCGGAGAACGGCTGGAACTCGATCGTCGACCTCAACCTGAACAGCACGGTCCACTGCACGCAACTCGCGGGCGAGGTGATGCGCGAGGGTGACGGCGGCGTCATCGTCAACCTCTCGAGCGTCAACGGCCAGCATCCGGCCCCGAACGAGAGCCACTACGGCGCGTCCAAGGCGGCGATCATCCGCCTGACCGAGACGCTGGCCGTCGAGTGGGCCGACGACGGCATCCGCGTCAACTGCGTCGCGCCCGGCCTGATCCAGACCCCCGGCGTCGCGGAGACGCTGGGCATCCGGAGCGAGCAGATGCCCGATCGCGAGGAGACCGATCGGCGGATCGGCCACAGCGAAGAGATCGCCGACATCGTCCAGTTCCTCCTCAGCCCCGCCGCATCGTTCATGAACGGCGAGACGGTGACCGCGAAGGGCGTCCCGCGGCCGGACAACTCCTTCGACGTCGATCTCGGCCTCGAATAG
- a CDS encoding DUF6997 domain-containing protein, translating to MVFEPALAELSASNRSVYGPTSFRDYVTRHAIEASPRTPRYISVDSLADLAPELREAGVTVLRAGSAPDGTGTGFVLVDGPNGVGDFFLRDEACFAGRSIDQFSSPIDDERLVSFRLLPNLSETSLVNLALASGVLSEALALDTSGSLTPPATGRSTFTFEFRPHREHPALLEHRNGQVEIDTLFAERRNGERTLFVVEAKTGPRASLAKHKLVYPALALAESVPPEIPIVPVYLRCRRTDGAIAFEVAECTLPDPRESIPGVDELAVERTRVLELER from the coding sequence ATGGTGTTCGAACCCGCGCTGGCGGAGCTGTCGGCGTCGAACCGGTCGGTGTACGGTCCGACATCCTTTCGCGATTACGTCACACGGCACGCGATCGAGGCGAGCCCCCGGACGCCACGGTACATTTCGGTCGATTCGCTCGCGGACCTCGCACCCGAATTGCGCGAGGCGGGCGTTACGGTGCTGCGGGCCGGGTCAGCCCCCGACGGGACGGGAACGGGGTTCGTCCTCGTCGACGGTCCGAACGGCGTCGGGGACTTTTTCCTCCGCGACGAGGCGTGCTTCGCCGGTCGATCGATCGATCAGTTTTCGAGCCCGATCGACGACGAGCGGCTGGTGAGCTTTCGGTTGCTCCCGAATCTCTCGGAAACGTCGCTCGTCAATCTGGCGCTGGCCTCCGGGGTACTCTCCGAGGCGCTCGCGCTCGATACGTCGGGTTCGTTGACCCCGCCGGCGACGGGACGCTCGACGTTCACGTTCGAGTTTCGCCCGCACCGTGAGCATCCGGCGCTGCTCGAGCACCGAAACGGACAGGTCGAGATCGATACGCTGTTCGCCGAGCGGCGAAACGGCGAGCGAACGCTGTTCGTCGTCGAGGCCAAGACCGGCCCTCGAGCGTCTCTCGCGAAGCACAAACTCGTCTATCCGGCGCTGGCGCTCGCTGAAAGCGTCCCGCCGGAGATTCCGATCGTGCCAGTCTACCTGCGGTGTCGGCGGACGGACGGAGCGATCGCGTTCGAAGTCGCCGAGTGTACGCTTCCCGATCCCCGCGAGTCGATTCCGGGCGTCGACGAACTCGCTGTCGAGCGGACGCGAGTGCTCGAACTCGAACGGTGA
- the mutL gene encoding DNA mismatch repair endonuclease MutL: MTDKTTIHELDEDTVARIAAGEVVERPASAVKELVENSLDAGAESVDVTVEEGGTELIRVADDGRGMTEADVRAAVRQHTTSKIEGLEDLESGVGTLGFRGEALHTIGSVSRLTIRSRPRDGDDAGTELVFEGGDVVSVEPTGCPEGTIVEVADLFYNTPARRKFLKTTATEFAHVNRVVTRYALANPDVAVSLTHDGREVFATTGQGDLQAALLSVYGREVASSMIPVEADGDDLPPGPLESASGLVSHPETNRSSREYVATYVNGRAVTSDAIREGIMGAYGTQLGSDRYPFVVCFLDVPGDAVDVNVHPRKREVRFDDDDAVRRQVDAAVERALLDHGLLRSGAPRGRSAPGEARLEPGTLEDTASRSTDPDSTDRAGGAAETPADRDAADPATDRGPTRSSASEPGSSPPADTAESPAENGSGTTDRPDVMDETDATAGTDPETTGEGRSRSTREPSSTAGPNETASADPVESADSAPGADSPTGVDDESDPGSEPSHAPEPDRTHAADRAHGTDRASGRKFDGPTEQRTLAGETATGAEPAFDTLPPLRVLGQVHDTYLVCELPDGIALIDQHAADERVNYERLRDAFADDPAAQALASPVELELTAIEAEAFESYTEALERLGFYADRVDDRTVAVTTVPAVFAETLDPDGLRDVLASFVQGDRESGAETVDALADEFLGDLACYPSVTGNTSLTEGSVVDLLEALDDCENPYACPHGRPVIVEIDETEIEERFERDYPGHGG, translated from the coding sequence ATGACCGACAAAACGACCATCCACGAGCTAGACGAGGACACCGTCGCCCGGATCGCCGCCGGCGAGGTCGTCGAGCGACCAGCCAGCGCGGTGAAGGAACTCGTCGAGAACAGCCTCGACGCGGGTGCCGAAAGCGTCGACGTCACCGTCGAGGAGGGCGGCACGGAACTGATCCGGGTCGCGGACGACGGCCGCGGGATGACCGAGGCGGACGTCCGCGCGGCCGTCCGCCAGCACACGACCAGCAAGATCGAGGGCCTCGAAGACCTCGAATCCGGCGTCGGGACGCTGGGCTTTCGCGGCGAGGCCCTGCACACGATCGGGTCGGTCTCCCGCCTGACGATCCGATCGCGGCCGCGCGACGGGGACGACGCGGGGACGGAACTCGTCTTCGAGGGCGGCGACGTCGTCTCGGTCGAACCGACCGGCTGTCCCGAAGGAACGATCGTCGAAGTCGCGGATCTCTTCTACAACACCCCCGCACGCCGGAAATTCCTCAAGACGACGGCGACGGAGTTCGCCCACGTCAACCGGGTCGTCACGCGCTACGCGCTGGCCAACCCCGACGTCGCGGTCTCGCTGACCCACGACGGCCGCGAGGTGTTCGCCACGACCGGCCAGGGCGACCTGCAGGCCGCGCTCCTGTCCGTCTACGGCCGCGAGGTCGCGTCGTCGATGATCCCGGTCGAGGCCGACGGCGACGACCTTCCGCCCGGGCCGCTCGAGTCGGCCTCCGGACTCGTCTCGCATCCCGAGACGAACCGATCGAGTCGGGAGTACGTCGCGACCTACGTCAACGGCCGCGCCGTGACGTCGGACGCGATCCGCGAGGGGATCATGGGCGCGTACGGCACGCAACTGGGGAGCGATCGCTACCCGTTCGTCGTCTGCTTCCTCGACGTCCCCGGCGACGCCGTCGACGTGAACGTCCACCCGCGCAAGCGCGAGGTCCGGTTCGACGACGACGACGCCGTCCGCCGGCAGGTCGACGCCGCGGTCGAACGCGCACTGCTGGACCACGGCCTCCTGCGATCGGGAGCCCCGCGCGGCCGATCGGCCCCCGGCGAGGCCCGCCTCGAACCCGGGACGCTGGAGGACACGGCGAGTCGATCGACCGACCCCGATTCGACCGATCGAGCGGGCGGGGCGGCCGAGACGCCGGCCGATCGCGACGCCGCCGATCCGGCGACCGATCGCGGACCGACGCGATCGTCCGCGAGCGAGCCGGGGTCGTCCCCGCCGGCGGACACGGCCGAGAGTCCGGCAGAGAATGGGTCGGGCACGACGGACCGGCCGGACGTGATGGACGAGACGGACGCGACGGCCGGGACGGACCCGGAGACGACGGGCGAGGGACGGTCTCGATCGACGCGAGAGCCGAGTTCCACCGCCGGCCCGAACGAAACAGCGTCCGCGGACCCGGTGGAATCGGCCGATTCGGCCCCTGGCGCCGATTCCCCGACGGGAGTCGACGACGAATCCGACCCCGGATCGGAGCCGTCGCACGCACCGGAACCGGACCGCACGCACGCCGCCGATCGCGCACACGGGACCGATCGAGCGTCGGGCCGGAAGTTCGACGGGCCGACCGAACAGCGAACGCTCGCGGGCGAGACGGCGACGGGCGCGGAACCGGCGTTCGATACCTTGCCGCCGCTCCGGGTGCTCGGCCAGGTCCACGACACCTACCTCGTCTGCGAACTGCCCGACGGAATCGCGCTGATCGATCAGCACGCCGCCGACGAGCGGGTCAACTACGAACGGCTCCGGGACGCCTTCGCGGACGATCCCGCCGCGCAAGCGCTCGCCTCCCCCGTCGAACTCGAACTGACCGCCATCGAGGCGGAGGCGTTCGAGAGCTACACCGAAGCGCTCGAACGACTCGGCTTCTACGCCGATCGGGTCGACGATCGGACGGTCGCGGTGACGACGGTCCCCGCGGTGTTCGCCGAGACGCTCGATCCGGACGGCCTCCGGGACGTCCTCGCGTCGTTCGTTCAGGGCGATCGCGAGTCGGGCGCCGAGACGGTCGACGCGCTGGCCGACGAGTTCCTCGGCGACCTCGCGTGTTACCCGTCGGTGACGGGGAACACGTCGCTGACGGAGGGATCGGTGGTCGACCTGCTCGAGGCGCTCGACGACTGCGAGAACCCCTACGCCTGTCCGCACGGCCGGCCGGTGATCGTCGAGATCGACGAGACCGAGATCGAGGAGCGCTTCGAGCGGGACTACCCCGGCCACGGCGGCTGA
- a CDS encoding MFS transporter, with translation MRLWRDPLRRRWLLWAILAVVFLIVNVNRLSSAVLAEDLMVAFGTTGAQLGTLHAMFFWVYAVMQIPTGVLADRVGPRRTATAGGIVMNLGAIWFALADSYLAAMAARGLVGLGGSVIFVCLLRFSASWYRADEFATMSGLGFAASGFGGMLATTPLALAVDAVGWRAAIGGLGVFGLLFSIVVYLFVRDTPTNAGFDPIEGVPGQPSLTNAELRRNLSAVLRDPYIWVVSVLLFCSTGVNLTLFGLWGVPYVVQTYDVSVAYASVFTLLGGIGTTVGPPTIGWLSDRLGRRVELVLAGAVAFVCALGVIAATGDPPLWVVGSSFFLAGVLLGTFVLTYTIVKERHPSSASGVSTGTINGAGFFGAAMLPTVMGWALDAYWTGDLVGGVRVYTETGYRVAFGIATVAGAIALACAIWLYRHERASNSSN, from the coding sequence ATGCGACTCTGGCGCGATCCGCTCCGACGACGGTGGCTCCTGTGGGCGATTCTGGCCGTCGTCTTTCTGATCGTCAACGTCAACAGGCTCTCCTCCGCGGTGCTCGCCGAGGATCTCATGGTCGCGTTCGGGACCACCGGTGCACAACTGGGCACGCTCCACGCGATGTTCTTCTGGGTGTACGCCGTCATGCAGATTCCGACCGGCGTCCTGGCCGATCGCGTCGGCCCGCGGCGGACGGCGACGGCGGGCGGAATCGTGATGAATCTCGGGGCGATCTGGTTCGCGCTCGCGGACAGCTACCTCGCGGCGATGGCGGCCCGGGGCCTCGTCGGGCTGGGCGGGAGCGTGATCTTCGTCTGTCTCCTCCGATTCAGCGCGAGCTGGTACCGGGCCGACGAGTTCGCGACGATGAGCGGCCTGGGCTTTGCCGCCTCCGGGTTCGGGGGGATGCTCGCGACGACCCCGCTGGCGCTCGCCGTCGACGCCGTCGGCTGGCGAGCCGCGATCGGCGGTCTCGGCGTCTTCGGCCTGCTCTTCTCGATCGTCGTCTACCTGTTCGTGCGCGACACCCCGACGAACGCGGGGTTCGACCCGATCGAGGGCGTTCCCGGACAGCCCTCGCTGACCAACGCCGAACTCCGGCGGAACCTGTCGGCCGTCCTCCGCGATCCCTACATCTGGGTCGTCAGCGTCCTGCTGTTCTGTTCGACCGGCGTGAACCTCACTCTGTTCGGCCTCTGGGGGGTCCCGTACGTCGTCCAGACCTACGACGTCTCGGTCGCATACGCCTCGGTGTTCACTCTGCTCGGCGGGATCGGGACCACCGTCGGCCCGCCGACGATCGGCTGGCTCTCCGATCGGCTCGGGCGGCGCGTCGAACTCGTCCTCGCGGGGGCCGTCGCGTTCGTCTGCGCGCTGGGCGTGATCGCCGCGACCGGCGATCCGCCGCTGTGGGTCGTCGGCTCGTCGTTCTTCCTCGCGGGGGTGTTGCTCGGCACCTTCGTCCTCACCTACACGATCGTCAAGGAGCGCCACCCGAGCAGCGCCAGCGGCGTCTCGACCGGGACGATCAACGGTGCGGGCTTCTTCGGCGCCGCGATGCTCCCCACCGTGATGGGGTGGGCGCTCGACGCCTACTGGACGGGCGACCTCGTCGGCGGCGTCCGCGTCTACACCGAGACGGGCTACCGGGTCGCGTTCGGGATCGCGACCGTCGCCGGCGCGATCGCGCTCGCCTGTGCGATCTGGCTCTATCGCCACGAACGGGCGAGCAATAGTAGCAACTGA